The Pyrus communis chromosome 9, drPyrComm1.1, whole genome shotgun sequence genome has a segment encoding these proteins:
- the LOC137745067 gene encoding protein DEFECTIVE IN EXINE FORMATION 1-like, which translates to MKFPAIRAFLICLILCAGSSFVHGEEPAKNKFREREASDDALGYPNIDEDALLNTQCPAKLELRWQTEVSSSIYATPLIADINSDGKLEIVVSSFVHYLEVLEGADGDKHPGWPAFHQSTVHASPLLHDIDKDGVREITLATYNGEVLFFRVSGYMMLDKLVVPRRKVKKNWYGGLHPDPVDRTHPDVHDDSLVMEALESIHQTNGNTAKLNNSASISTSDSNTSTIISTPDTNNSATISKESNLGMVNASNPENKGETNSTQVETVIKLPTGTDNSSVKNLSEETVNVVNGTSSGRRLLEDKKSSESQEGSSEPKDNNKEDVPVATVQNEGSLEADADSSFELFRSSEELADEYSYDYDDYADESMWGDEEWAEEQHEKMEDYVDVDAHILCTPVIADIDNDGVSEMVVAVSYFFDSEYYESNEDHRKELGDIDITKYVAGSIVVFNLDTKQVKWTAELDLSTETAKFRAHIYSSPTVVDLDGDGNLDILVGTSYGLFYVLDHHGKVREKFPLEMAEIQGAVVAADINDDGKIELVTTDAHGNVAAWTTKGVEIWEKHLKSLVPQGPTIGDVDGDGHTDVVVPTLSGNIYVLSGKDGSIVRPYPYRTHGRVMNQVLLVDLSKKGEKKKGLTLVTTSFDGYLYLIDGPTSCADVVDIGETSYSMVLADNVDGGDDLDLIVSTMNGNVFCFSTPASHHPLKAWRSPNQGRNHVANRHNREGIFVSHSSRAFRDEEGKNFWVEFEIIDSYRYPSGLQAPYNVTVTLLVPGNYQGERRIRINETYNRPGKHNMKLPTVGVRTTGTVLVEMVDKNGLYFSDDFSLTFHMYYYRLLKWLLVLPMIGMFGILVILRPQEAVPLPSFSRNAD; encoded by the exons ATGAAATTCCCGGCGATTAGGGCTTTTCTGATCTGTCTAATTCTCTGCGCCGGTTCGAGCTTCGTTCATGGCGAGGAGCCGGCGAAGAATAAGTTCCGGGAACGAGAAGCCAGCGACGACGCCCTTGGATATCCGAACAT AGATGAGGATGCATTGTTGAATACGCAGTGCCCTGCGAAATTGGAGCTCAGATGGCAAACGGAAGTTAGTTCTAGTATATATGCTACGCCCTTGATCGCCGATATCAATAG TGATGGAAAGCTTGAGATTGTGGTTTCTTCTTTCGTCCACTATCTTGAAGTTCTTGAAGGTGCTGATGGAGACAAACATCCCG GTTGGCCTGCTTTCCATCAGTCGACCGTACATGCGAGTCCTCTCCTGCATGATATTGACAAGGATGGTGTGAGAGAAATAACTTTGGCAACCTACAATggtgaagttttatttttcag ggtttcagGTTACATGATGCTAGATAAACTTGTAGTACCTCGTAGGAAAGTTAAAAAGAACTGGTATGGGGGTCTGCATCCGGATCCCGTGGATCGCACTCATCCAGATGTCCATGATGATTCTCTTGTCATGGAGGCTTTGGAATCAATTCATC AAACAAATGGAAATACAGCTAAATTAAACAATTCTGCTTCTATTTCAACTTCTGATTCAAACACTTCAACTATTATTTCAACTCCTGATACAAACAATTCAGCTACTATTTCAAAAGAGAGCAACCTTGGCATGGTAAATGCATCAAATCCAGAGAATAAAGGGGAAACAAATTCAACTCAGGTGGAAACAGTCATCAAGCTGCCTACAGGCACGGACAATTCTTCTGTGAAAAATTTATCAGAGGAAACTGTTAATGTAGTGAATGGGACTAGTTCTGGGAGACGGCTTTTAGAAGATAAAAAGTCAAGTGAATCGCAGGAGGGTAGTTCTGAACCCAAAGATAATAATAAGGAGGATGTTCCTGTTGCAACTGTACAAAATGAGGGAAGCTTGGAAGCAGATGCTGATTCATCTTTTGAGTTGTTCCGTAGCAGTGAGGAACTGGCTGATGAATATAGTTATGACTATGATGATTATGCTGATGAATCAATGTGGGGAGATGAGGAATGGGCTGAAGAGCAGCACGAGAAAATGGAGGATTATGTTGATGTTGATGCACACATACTCTGCACTCCT GTCATAGCAGACATAGACAATGATGGAGTATCAGAAATGGTTGTTGCTGTATCTTACTTCTTTGATAGCGA GTATTATGAGTCCAACGAAGATCATCGAAAGGAATTGGGTGACATTGATATTACAAAATATGTTGCTGGCTCAATAGTTGTGTTTAATCTCGACACAAAGCAAGTTAAGTGGACTGCGGAACTAGATCTGAGTACAGAGACTGCGAAGTTCCGTGCTCATATATATTCTTCTCCAACTGTAGTGGATTTGGATGGTGACGGGAATCTGGACATTCTTGTTGGAACTTCCTATGGCTTGTTCTATGTCTTGGATCATCATG GCAAGGTCAGAGAAAAATTTCCTCTTGAAATGGCTGAAATTCAAGGAGCTGTTGTTGCTGCTGATATCAATGATGATGGAAAAATTGAACTAGTGACTACTGATGCTCATGGAAATGTTGCTGCATGGACTACAAAAGGAGTAGAAATTTGGGAAAAGCATCTTAAGAGTCTAGTTCCCCAG GGTCCCACTATTGGTGATGTTGATGGGGATGGCCATACTGATGTTGTGGTTCCAACTTTATCCGGCAACATATATGTTCTTAGTGGCAAAGATGGGTCAATTGTTCGTCCTTATCCATATAGAACTCATGGGAGAGTTATGAATCAAGTTCTTCTAGTTGATTTAAgtaaaaaaggagagaaaaagaagGGACTCACCCTTGTTACAACTTCGTTTGATGGTTACTTGTACCTAATTGATGGACCTACATCATGCGCTGATGTGGTTGACATTGGTGAAACTTC ATATAGCATGGTCTTAGCAGACAATGTTGATGGTGGAGATGATCTTGATCTTATTGTTTCAACCATGAATGGCAATGTTTTTTGCTTCTCGACTCCTGCTTCGCATCATCCCCTCAAG GCATGGAGGTCGCCTAATCAAGGAAGAAATCATGTTGCAAATAGGCATAACCGTGAAGGTATCTTTGTTTCACATTCATCAAGAGCTTTCCGTGATGAAGAAGGCAAGAACTTTTGGGTGGAGTTCGAGATCATAGATAGCTATAGATACCCATCGGGGTTGCAAGCACCCTATAATGTCACA GTAACGCTGTTAGTGCCAGGTAATTACCAAGGAGAGAGAAGGATAAGAATAAACGAGACCTACAATCGTCCTGGAAAGCATAATATGAAGCTTCCGACAGTTGGTGTAAGGACTACGGGTACTGTTTTGGTGGAGATGGTTGACAAGAACGGGCTCTATTTTTCAGATGATTTCTCCCTCACATTCCACATGTATTACTATAGACTGTTGAAATGGCTGCTTGTCCTACCGATGATTGGAATGTTTGGCATACTTGTAATCCTACGTCCTCAAGAAGCTGTGCCTTTGCCATCATTTTCGCGAAACGCTGACTAA
- the LOC137746240 gene encoding uncharacterized protein, giving the protein MNFRSLEEFWAFYMNQHSKPATRRWHFAGTLASIFFLLCSLLFDWRFLLCVPLSGYGLAWYSHFFVEGNIPATFGHPFWSLFCDFKMFALMLSGNMDREIKRLGKRPVLHVF; this is encoded by the coding sequence ATGAATTTCAGGAGCTTGGAGGAGTTCTGGGCCTTCTACATGAACCAGCACTCGAAACCAGCGACGCGGCGGTGGCATTTTGCAGGAACCCTAGCTTctatcttcttcctcctctgttCGCTGCTGTTCGATTGGCGGTTTCTGCTTTGTGTGCCTCTCTCTGGGTACGGATTGGCGTGGTACAGCCATTTTTTCGTGGAGGGGAATATTCCGGCGACGTTCGGGCATCCGTTTTGGTCCCTTTTCTGCGATTTCAAGATGTTTGCTTTGATGCTTTCGGGTAATATGGACAGAGAGATTAAGAGGCTCGGGAAGAGGCCTGTCTTGCATGTCTTTTAG
- the LOC137745895 gene encoding uncharacterized protein isoform X1 — protein sequence MIAVMDLNASPVPEEDEDTFENHIEYIAPEERIESGADIARREREERRKRLKRERPDEKPVHVSQPPAYDSYQTKNPKIYDKSRLPNGWLDCPAAGQEIYFMIPSKVPLGESYNDCVPPGKRYSFKQVIHQQRVLGRKLGLVIDLTNTSRYYLTSDLKKEGIKHVKIACKGRDSVPDNLSVNQFVYEVIQFLSRQKHSKKYILVHCTHGHNRTGYMIVHYLMRSLPISVTQALKFFADARPPGIYKPDYVDALYSFYHERKPDTVVCPSTPEWKTSEFDLNGEAVADDDDDDDGVPAAPVNNESLDTNGLMTNDDILGDEIPWDQQEAMRQFCYQTLKLVNVGPRGNSQFPGSHPVSLNRENLQLLRQRYYYATWKADGTRYMMLIMMDGCYLVDRNFNFRRVQMRFPCKHTNDGLVEKTHHYTLLDGEMVIDTVPDSQKQERRYLIYDMMAINHLSVIERPFYERWKMLEKEVIEPRNYERHNIYQSRNPYYRYDLEPFRVRRKDFWLLSTVNKLLKEFIPRLSHDADGLIFQGWDDPYVPRTHEGLLKWKYSHMNSVDFLFEVTDDDRQHLFLYERGKKKLMDGNRVAFKDGEDPTSYSGKIIECSWNGEEQEWVPMRIRTDKSTPNDINTYKKVMRSIKDNITQDILLNEIYEIIRLPMYADRIRSDSKAAQQHANAARRR from the exons ATGATTGCTGTCATGGACTTGAATGCCTCGCCAGTACCTGAAGAAGATGAGGATACTTTTGAGAATCATATAGAATACATTGCCCCAGAAGAACGTATAGAGAGTGGAGCTGATATAGCACGGCGG GAGCGTGAAGAAAGACGTAAGCGATTGAAACGAGAACGCCCAGATGAAAAACCAGTGCATGTTTCTCAACCCCCTGCATACGATTCATATCAAacaaaaaaccccaaaatttaCGACAAATCTAGGCTCCCCAATG GTTGGTTGGATTGTCCGGCAGCTGGTCAAGAAATATATTTCATGATACCTTCTAAGGTGCCACTGGGTGAATCGTACAATGATTGTGTTCCTCCTGGTAAAAGATACTCATTTAAACAAGTGATTCATCAGCAAAGAGTTTTGGGAAGAAAG CTTGGTCTGGTGATTGATTTGACAAATACTTCTCGCTATTATCTAACATCAGATTTGAAGAAGGAGGGTATTAAGCATGTCAAG ATTGCATGCAAGGGGCGGGATTCTGTGCCTGACAACCTTTCCGTAAATCAGTTTGTATATGAG GTTATACAGTTCCTGTCACGTCAAAAGCATTCGAAGAAATATATTCTTGTGCATTGTACACATGGGCACAATCGCACAGGGTATATGATCGTCCACTACCTAATGCGCTCATTACCAATTTCAGTCACTCAG GCATTAAAATTTTTTGCGGATGCACGTCCTCCAGGAATCTACAAACCTGACTATGTTGATGCTTTATACTCATTCTATCATGAAAGAAAGCCTGATACGGTTGTCTGCCCCTCAACTCCTGAATGGAAGACTTCAGAATTTGATCTTAATGGCGAAGCTGTTgcagacgacgacgacgacgatgatGGGGTTCCTGCTGCTCCTGTAAATAAT GAGAGTCTGGATACAAATGGATTGATGACAAATGATGATATCTTGGGCGATGAGATACCTTGGGACCAGCAGGAGGCAATGCGGCAGTTCTGCTATCAGACTCTTAAGCTGGTTAATGTTGGG ccTAGAGGAAACTCGCAATTCCCAGGGTCGCATCCCGTGTCTCTTAACAG GGAGAACTTACAGCTGTTAAGGCAACGTTATTATTATGCTACATGGAAGGCTGATGGAACACGATATATGATGTTAATAATGATGGATGGGTGTTACTTGGTTGatagaaattttaattttagaagGGTCCAAATGAGGTTTCCCTGCAAACACACAAATGAT GGTTTAGTCGAGAAGACTCACCACTACACATTACTGGATGGGGAGATGGTAATTGATACCGTGCCTGATTCACAGAAGCAGGAGAGAAGATACCTGATCTATGATATGATGGCAATCAACCACCTTTCTGTCATAGAG CGGCCTTTTTATGAACGGTGGAAGATGCTTGAGAAAGAAGTCATTGAACCTCGGAATTATGAGCGCCATAATATATACCAAAGCAGGAATCCTTACTATAGATATGACCTGGAACCATTCAGG GTGAGGAGGAAGGACTTTTGGTTGCTCTCCACTGTAAACAAGCTTTTGAAGGAATTTATTCCAAGGCTTTCGCATGATGCAGATGGTCTTATCTTTCAG GGTTGGGATGATCCTTATGTTCCCCGCACACATGAAGGACTTCTAAAGTGGAAATATTCTCATATGAACTCGGTTGATTTTCTCTTTGAG GTAACTGATGATGATCGGCAGCATCTTTTTCTGTATGAACGTGGAAAGAAGAAACTAATGGATGGAAATAGAGTTGCGTTTAAAG ATGGTGAAGACCCCACTTCTTATTCTGGAAAAATAATCGAGTGTTCTTGGAACGGTGAAGAACAAGAATGGGTCCCTATGCGCATCAGGACTGACAAATCAACTCCAAATGATATCAATACGTACAAGAAG GTCATGCGAAGCATAAAAGACAATATCACGCAGGACATCTTGTTGAATGAGATCTATGAGATAATTCGCCTGCCTATGTATGCTGATAGGATACGGAGTGATAGCAAAGCAGCCCAGCAGCATGCAAATGCAGCACGAAGGAGGTGA
- the LOC137745895 gene encoding uncharacterized protein isoform X2 codes for MIAVMDLNASPVPEEDEDTFENHIEYIAPEERIESGADIARREREERRKRLKRERPDEKPVHVSQPPAYDSYQTKNPKIYDKSRLPNGWLDCPAAGQEIYFMIPSKVPLGESYNDCVPPGKRYSFKQVIHQQRVLGRKLGLVIDLTNTSRYYLTSDLKKEGIKHVKIACKGRDSVPDNLSVNQFVYEVIQFLSRQKHSKKYILVHCTHGHNRTGYMIVHYLMRSLPISVTQALKFFADARPPGIYKPDYVDALYSFYHERKPDTVVCPSTPEWKTSEFDLNGEAVADDDDDDDGVPAAPVNNESLDTNGLMTNDDILGDEIPWDQQEAMRQFCYQTLKLVNVGPRGNSQFPGSHPVSLNRENLQLLRQRYYYATWKADGTRYMMLIMMDGCYLVDRNFNFRRVQMRFPCKHTNDGLVEKTHHYTLLDGEMVIDTVPDSQKQERRYLIYDMMAINHLSVIEIFVQANM; via the exons ATGATTGCTGTCATGGACTTGAATGCCTCGCCAGTACCTGAAGAAGATGAGGATACTTTTGAGAATCATATAGAATACATTGCCCCAGAAGAACGTATAGAGAGTGGAGCTGATATAGCACGGCGG GAGCGTGAAGAAAGACGTAAGCGATTGAAACGAGAACGCCCAGATGAAAAACCAGTGCATGTTTCTCAACCCCCTGCATACGATTCATATCAAacaaaaaaccccaaaatttaCGACAAATCTAGGCTCCCCAATG GTTGGTTGGATTGTCCGGCAGCTGGTCAAGAAATATATTTCATGATACCTTCTAAGGTGCCACTGGGTGAATCGTACAATGATTGTGTTCCTCCTGGTAAAAGATACTCATTTAAACAAGTGATTCATCAGCAAAGAGTTTTGGGAAGAAAG CTTGGTCTGGTGATTGATTTGACAAATACTTCTCGCTATTATCTAACATCAGATTTGAAGAAGGAGGGTATTAAGCATGTCAAG ATTGCATGCAAGGGGCGGGATTCTGTGCCTGACAACCTTTCCGTAAATCAGTTTGTATATGAG GTTATACAGTTCCTGTCACGTCAAAAGCATTCGAAGAAATATATTCTTGTGCATTGTACACATGGGCACAATCGCACAGGGTATATGATCGTCCACTACCTAATGCGCTCATTACCAATTTCAGTCACTCAG GCATTAAAATTTTTTGCGGATGCACGTCCTCCAGGAATCTACAAACCTGACTATGTTGATGCTTTATACTCATTCTATCATGAAAGAAAGCCTGATACGGTTGTCTGCCCCTCAACTCCTGAATGGAAGACTTCAGAATTTGATCTTAATGGCGAAGCTGTTgcagacgacgacgacgacgatgatGGGGTTCCTGCTGCTCCTGTAAATAAT GAGAGTCTGGATACAAATGGATTGATGACAAATGATGATATCTTGGGCGATGAGATACCTTGGGACCAGCAGGAGGCAATGCGGCAGTTCTGCTATCAGACTCTTAAGCTGGTTAATGTTGGG ccTAGAGGAAACTCGCAATTCCCAGGGTCGCATCCCGTGTCTCTTAACAG GGAGAACTTACAGCTGTTAAGGCAACGTTATTATTATGCTACATGGAAGGCTGATGGAACACGATATATGATGTTAATAATGATGGATGGGTGTTACTTGGTTGatagaaattttaattttagaagGGTCCAAATGAGGTTTCCCTGCAAACACACAAATGAT GGTTTAGTCGAGAAGACTCACCACTACACATTACTGGATGGGGAGATGGTAATTGATACCGTGCCTGATTCACAGAAGCAGGAGAGAAGATACCTGATCTATGATATGATGGCAATCAACCACCTTTCTGTCATAGAG ATTTTTGTGCAAGCAAACATGTAA